The following nucleotide sequence is from Saimiri boliviensis isolate mSaiBol1 chromosome 6, mSaiBol1.pri, whole genome shotgun sequence.
ACTGAGTTTACAATTTTCAGGTTAGTCTCTGGAAAGCAGAGACCATCCTTTTGCGTCCCCTGTTTATTTAACTCTAAATAATAAAGTAATGAAACAGAAATAGCCCATTTCCTTTAGGAACAACAGCTGCTAGTACTCTTCCTGTGCCAATTCTGTATCCTCTGTTAGACTTACAATATGTAAGAGTTTAATTAAGATTGCAAAATGACAGCAGGCAACCCCTAAAGCCTCAGTTCCTTTCTGGTTTGCCTTTCCTTTCTAAAGGCTGCAAGAGTCTTCTGgtttcttctctcccctctcttctccctctccctcacttCAGCTCACCTAAACTTCCAGAGATACTAATTATGGCTTCCAGAAGAGTCAGCCCCTTCCAAAACTCTTTCTTCCCAGGGACGTGTCCTTGGAACAGTGAAAGACTCGCCAGCCATGGCTTTTCTCTCCTACTGTTCTTGTGCGATGTAAAAGTGAAGCATGTTTCACCTTCCTTTTTACCTTCCTTTTATCCTTTCCTAGCAGGGCGTGTACACATATTGCAAAACAACCACTGCACATGCATACGCATGGATGCCACacttccagacaaatttttattgcccacggaccaggagattcccagcggatgAGCCCCACGGGTCACAAGCGCGACTCTGGTGGCCGGCGCGGTGGTTTTGCCTGTGCCCCAGCGCGGCGGTTCTTGGTGCGGAGTAAACCGAACCAGGTGCCCTTTTGGTCGACCTtcggagctccaggaaggcagagtcgcctattTACCTGACTGAAAACCGGACTGAAGAGGGAAGCCAGACTGGAGAGTTCCCAGCAGAAAAGTACCAGGAATCTCAGTgccgctgtttcagccagcacagtgggttaCTCAGATTCcagcactgggaatcaacaagttggacatccactcagagacccaatttGAAAGTTggcaattacaaagacgacaggtggataaatccacaaagatgggaagaaaacagcataaaaaggctgagaacacccaaaatcagaatgcctgtCCTTCTAAGgggatcatagttcctcatcaacaagaaaatgaggcctgatggagaacgagtgtgatCAATCAACAGAACTAGGCTttagaaggtggataataagaaacttctgtgagctaaaagaacatgttctaaccgaatgtaaagaaactaagaaccttgaaaaaaggtttgacaaaatgctaacgagaatagacaatttagagagaaatataagtgaattaatggacctgaaaaacacatgagaacttcgtgaagtatgcacaagttttaacaatcgaattgatcaagcagaagaaaagatatcagaggtggaagaccaatttaatgaaatgaaacaagaagacgagattagagaaaaaagagtaaaaagaaatgagcaaagtctccaagaaatatgggaaatatgtgaaaagacgtaatttatgtttgataggtgtacctgaatgtgatgaagagaatgaatccaagctggaaaatattcttcaggatattatccaggaaaactttcctaacctagtaaggcaggacaatactcaacgccaggtaatacagagaacaccacaaagatattcctcaagaagagcaacctccagacacataatcgttagattcactagggttgaaacaaaggagaaaattttaagggcagccagagagaaaggtcaggttacccacaaagggaagcctgtcagactcatagcagatctctcagcagaaactctacaaactAGAAGACAATGGGGGgtcagtattcaacatccttaaagaaaagaactttcaacccagaatctcatatctagccaaactaagcttcataagtgaaggaaaaataaaatttttgcaaacaagcaagtactcagagatttcatcaccaccaggcctgctttacaagagcttctgaaagaagcactacatacagaaaggaacaaccagtaccagtcatcccaaaaacttattGACAGGTAAAGAGTATcaccataatgaagaatctatatcaactaatgggcaaaacagccagctagtattaaatgacagtattaaactcacatgtatcaatattaatcctaaatttaagtGGATTAAAtgttccaatcaaaagacacagacaggcaaattgaatgaaaagtcaagacccatcggtaaGCTGTATCCAGATCTATcccacatgcaaggacacactaagactcaaaacaaagggatggaggaagattcaccAATTAAATGGAGAGggggaaaaaacccacaaacaaacaaaaaacaaaaacaaacaaacaaaaaaatcaggcgtaattttcatctctgaaaaaatagactttaaaagtaacaaagactaaaagaaacaaagaaggacattacgtaatggtaaaaggatcaatgcaacaagaagagctaatgatcataaatatatatgcacccaatacaggagtacccagatacataagacaagtccttaatgacttataaagagacttagactcccgcacaataataatGGTTGACTTTAACACTACATCGTTCACATTAGACCATCGAGatagaaaattagcaaggatatctaTGACTTGACCTCAGACCTGGAACAAATAAACTTAATAAATAGTTACAGAgttctccaccccaaatgcataaaacatacatttttctcagtatcacatTACACCTATTGTAAAAGTAACCACAcaactggaagtaaatcatttttcatgaattgcatagcatttcataaatttaaatgaaatattggttggctgtttgttttttcttcccttattccttcctgtcttcgttgttaagcacaattattggcataaaagagatctttaatacctatttttatactgcattctaccctgggcaatagagcaagactcctgttctctctccccctttctcttctttctttctctctttcataaaaaaagagagagagagaggagagagaaaaaatattcatgagATAACCAACCTTAATAAATGCAGTGAATATCTGAAACTGATAAATAATTTGCATTCCTACCCTCTAAATTGCTTTCAGATATGTCTACTTTATTTGAAGAGGGCACTATAGGAATAATTAATtgttctttaataaaataatagaagtaaaaaTGGAGAGATGGTTCCAAATTTGGGAAAAGCCTGTACAAAACTTGGCCATGGCTTGACTATTGAAGGTACATGAGAACAAAGGGTTCCATATGAGTTTCATGTTCCTGGTTTGAACAACTGGTGGTGGTAGCACCAATAACCAAGTTATACAAAACCAGAAGAAATTCAGGGTGGGGAAGAATGGCATGCTCAGCTCTGAAACTGTGTAGATAAGGGTGTCTCTGGGACATGTGAGGGAATATTTCAGTAGGCTAGAATAATAAATTTGGTACTTATTTGGGCAATCAGGATTTGAGACACAAgttaagaatttttaatataaacacgGATAGTGAAGCTGTGGGATAGTTTCTACAAAAGCTGAATAGgtgatgaaaagaaaattatataatcaatCTATGAAAATGCTCCATAGCCCATTTACCCATGGTTCATCCTACAAAATTAGTGTCAAGGAAGATGGAGGGTCAAAGAATGCTCCTGTTTTAAAACAGCATTacctgggaaggaaggaagtactTCTTAGGAATCTTGCATATTAAGGTGATGTCCGGATGCTTGAACTATGAAAAGATAAAGGATATTGAAATAGTCACTTATCATCTCTGGAAAACTTTACCCCAGTGTGCAAAACACTCCCCACTAAAAATTTCTCCTATAACACTGACTGACTGACATTAAATAATGTTCAAGATGTTCTTTAATTTAGAGAGTAGTGAGAGGTATAAAATGGAAGAGACAGCAATAAAAAAAGGTGTTTATTACTTGTAGATGAAACAGAAACATCTGCAATGTCTGCTTAGACAGGCATAAACTTTCCCTAACCCttagaaaaaaaggtttttactTTCAAAGAACGTCTCCCGCCGAAGTGGCTTTAGGAAGTTCCGCTGAGATCAGTGACTGTGAATCCACCAGAAGTCTCATCCTCACCATGTGGTAGGTCCAAGTGGTGATGAAATTTGGCCAGCTCAGTTCCTGAGCACTGTATCAGGTCTGAAGAAGGCTGCAAGTGGAGGCAGTCCAGGCCTCACAGCATGAACTGCAACCTGGTAACAGGCAAGTGGGTGATCTTACTCAAAAAAAATATAAGGAGGCAACTGGAGGAACGAACCCactagaaaactttatttttctgtacattCAATATGTTCTCTGAGTGTATCACCAGCACTGAAATATATCGTATTCTTTTTGCAGGGGGAAATTTTGgagaaaagttataaaaagtatttgattataaatcttaaagcttcatGTGGCTTTACAACTGCTTAAGTGCTTAGGGTCCACTTTCactaaaaaaatagataaataaatccacaaacaAATATTATGCCTTGACAGGAACAGTGGAACAGTGTGAAGCTTTTCAGATAGTTCTCATGAGCTTCTGCAAATGAACTACAATATACTCAGAACAGGAAATGAGCTTTAATTAGAAGAGGGCCACTGAGGATGGGGAAACAGAATCAAAGGAGAGTCAAGGGACAGGCAATAGGGGCCTTGTTACAGAAATATGGCCCTGAAGCCAGAGATAAGAAAGTTGTCTGTAACTTAACATGACTAGTATAGACATCACATGGTAGGCACGTTGATAAGCCCTATGTGCACTTGAGTGTGAGTCACTGATCCTTACCTGCTGAGAGTCCCAGCTTCTCTGCCAGAGAACAATCTTCTTTGCAAATATATGTGATGAAAATTTGGCATGCCCCGGCCCCTTTCCTAATAACAGTGTCAAACAAAGCTCGGGATTTATCCATAGATGtagcatttttacattttactatcTCCATCTCTTCCTTGTTCAGCacctttttctttaataattcatTCAGTAAGCCATTTAATATGTCTGCATCTGCTGAACGGATAAAcaacttcctcttctccttcaggACCTTGTCTGTTTGGAGCACATGGATTTCTCACATCATGAAAATAGCCTCATATTGCTCTCATCAACAGAAAGTGGCCTATTTTAGATTTTATCAGGAAAATGCCCCCCTCCTCACAGTTGGGTTATCCCTCTTCTTACTATGTAGCCCTCCTACTTGTTTCCCCCAATAGTCCCTGTACAACTGCATGGAGTGGCCTGAAGACTGACTTTACTATTTCCATGTTAGTCTCTGGAAAGCAGAGACCATCCTTTTGTGTCCCCTGTTTATATAACTCTAAATAATAACATAATGAAACAAATAGCCTATTTCCTTTAGGAACAACAGCTGCTAGTACTCTTCCTGTGCCAATTCTGTACCCTCTGTTAGACTTACAATATGTAAGAGTTTAATTAAGATTGCAAAAGGACAACAGGCTACCCCTAAAGCCTCAGTTCCTTTCTGggcttgtttttcctttctaaagGCTGCAAAAGTCTTCTagttccttctctcctctctgtcctcCCTCTGCCTCACTTCAGCTCACCTAAACTTCCACAGATACTAATTATGGCTTCCAGAAGAGTCAGCCCCTTCCAAAACTCTTTCTTCCCAGGACATGTCATTGAACAGTGAAAGACTCACCAGCCATGACTTTTCTCTCCTACCGTTCTTGTGTGATGTGAAAGTGAAGCATGTTTCACCTTCCTTTTTACCTTCCTTTTATCCTCTCTTAGCAGGGCGTgtacacatatttcaaaacaaccaCTGCAAATGCAtatgcatggattttttttttcagggaaaatcAGATTCCTGAACTGTAGATTGCATCAGAGAGTGTATCTTTGGGAGAATTTCTTCACCAGCCCTTCGAACAGGTCAGGGTGAGAGGGGACTGGGACTTGGAGAATAAGAAACGAATGAGAAAGTATGTGTACAATTAAACTGACACAGTGAAGAGTTTCCCATTCATTAAGAAAGTAGCACAACATTTAGAGAATTGGGTCCACTGCTCTCCCGGGCCAACCTCACATGGGAATTCTTGGAAAATTACGTCCCTGTAAAACAATTTTgctttaagaaatgaaaacatttttaccaGAATTAAAGCTTTTCTTATTTAATGTCCTTCCTTCTCAGGGGATTCTTTTTCCCAATACAGtgttttactctgtcactcatgctggagtgtagtggcactaacACGGCTCACAGCTGCCTCCGCCTCCACCTTCCTGGGCTCAGCAGAGGAAcctaggcacatgctaccatggccagataatattttttcttgcaaAAAAGAGACTCCctatgtttcctaggctagtTTTGACATCCTGCACTCAATAAATTcagccactttggcctcccaaagtgttgggattataggtatgagccacctacCCATCTAGGATGGTTTTCTTTTGAGGGGCATTGCATCATAGAGGCCCAGAGCCAAGACTCTGGACTCAGAATGTTGAACTTAgcattttaaacttcattttgtgAGCAAGAAATTGAACTTTCCTATGCATTGGTTCCTTtgtcagtaaaataattttattaatagtacATACCTACAGTTTTCAgcattaagtgaaagaaaaatgtaaaaaatgcatGGAACATTGCCTGGCAAATGGTAAGCAGATAATGAGTGATATTAGTAtgattaatacaaatattttacattagaaaaaaaattaaggataatTATTTGTGGAttatacagctaagttttgttaGACTCTTCAAGCAGTGCATCCAGTTATTCATTTAACTAATATATATGGACCATATGGTGGGAGGAGCCAGGGGTTCAGTCAACACATACCACAGTCATTTACCCCTTGCTCTCACATACAAAAGCAGAAGACAAATGTGAAGCCCTGAATGTAGTATGTAACTGGGATATTCAGAATGTGCAAAGATGGCAAGTGATGAGAAGAATAAGAAGTTAATTGGAGAAGTAggagacaaaatatttgaagactcATGAAAACTGTAGAGAGAGAAGCCACGGAAGGCCAGAAGAGGTCTCTGTCTTTGCAAGTACGTGTTCAACTGATTACACCAGAAATAAACTCAATGTGgccaatttattttatgaatctcCTTGATGGAACATGGACTAATAACAAAATGGAGATAGTACTTTATGTTGATCAATTTCGTTACCAAAATTTTTCTTGGGTTATTGCCTTATCTTTAGAGAATAAGGACCCGAAGTTACAAAAAACATCCACCTTTTGACATGTGGGCCACCAGTTTTACCTCCTGTGCTCTAGGCTAGGAGATAAATGTGTTTGGTTAGAGTAGAATGCACTGTGTAAGAGGACGATGATGTGGCTTTTAATCCCTGGAGTTTCTCatgatttattttccatctttactCTGACAATGAGTTAATCTGATTGCAGCAGAATCTTGTGCTCCTTGCTACTGAGAGGATTTGTAGCATGGAATAAAGCAGAAATTACCTGTGCATCACTtctcttccattcctttatttttcagtttacttactgattcatttatttctctattaatttAAGGATTTCACATGAAGGTTTCTCTCCTAGCCAGAGCCATACACCACTGAGCTGAGCATGCCTAAGTAGAATCCAGGACACAGAAGCCATGACTAGACCGTATATCTGGGATGTAGAATCATAAGCCTCAAGCCTCATGTCCTGGGAAAGCAAACACTGAGCTACTAGATTGCAAAATCCCACTGTTGCCTCAAAAATGAAGATGTTATAAACAGGTGACAACTCAATATCCAACTTAggagcaaaggaaataatttgtGCTATACACATACACTGAAATACGATTCAGtcataatagaaaaaatacaaatatatgcaataacatggatgaaaacATTATGCTTTCATTATGAGTGAAATAAACCATATACAAAGGAACACATACCCTGTTATTCCAATTATATAAACCTCTAGATTAGAGCTAACTAACATATAGTGATAAAAATGTAATCCCTGCTTAGGAGAAAGGGGCAGGAGATTGAAGACAAAGGGCATGACAAAACTATCTGGGGTGACAAAATTGACCAAGGTTTTTATCTTTACTTTGCCAATGACCTAATCTGTTTGCAGCACAATCTGTGCTCCTTGCCACTGGGAGTATGTGCAGCAtgcaagaaagcagaaactgcctgtgcattaattttcttccattcattcgcttttaaatttatttattttctctgtcaaCTTAATGATTTCACACAAAGGTTTCACTTCCAGCCATAGTCATGATCCACTGAGTAGAAGCATGCTAACATGGCATCCAAGACACAGAAGCCATGACTAGTCCATATATCTGGGAACGAAGAACCATAAGCTTCAAGTCTTATGTCCTGGGGAGCTAATCGCTGAATTACTAGATTGCAAGATCCCActgtttttctcaaaaatgaagaattcaaaaaatagaaataaaacaatatccAGTTTGGCAACATAAAATAACAATTTGCGCTATGCACGTACACTAAAATGCTATTCAGTCATGAAAGGGAAATATTGCTAAGATATGCAATAACATGAATAAAAACATATCACTTTCTTTTTGAGTGAAAGAAACCATATAAGAAGGAACACATACCCTGTGATTCCAATCATCTAAAGTTCTAGATTAGGAGAAACAAACGTAAAGTAATAGAAATTCACTCACTACTATCTGAGGAGGAATTGGAAGGAGATTGAGAACAAAGGGTAAGGCAAAATTTTTGGAGTGACAAAATCGGTTCCATTATTCATTGGGAAATGATTATACTAAATATCCTCATATCATTAATAACCAATTTGTAGTCTCAAAAGGAGTACATTTTTTTGATGTAAATTATGCTAAAATAATATTacaattttgaaatgaaaaaggtCAGTGGTAGTAATAATAGactaatttagaaattttttttttttaatttcaggacACACTCAAATCTCCACAAATTAGTCATAATTCTGGTAAGAGTAAGTGGTTCTTATAGTGACTGAAATGTAATTACCTGCCATCTACGTTTGATGGGGATATGTAGACAGAATGAAGATAATTTATAGACCCAATTTATTGACTGAAATATGTACCTGGAAATAGCATTACATAAGTAAAACTatcttaaaatgaatgaatgtggcaGTTCTActataagtaatatttaaaacgcacataatgatttaaaaatcctTCCGTCAGTGTGAAGACTGTGAAACAATATCATCTTAAATGACAGAGTAGATACTACAATAATCTCCaacacagaagacagaaaattccTGAGTTTGGGTTTTGGCCGTCCCCTTTCCAAGCCTTAGAACATCATGCACCCTTTCAGTTTATTCAACTCctcttcttatttatatttatgggcTATAAGCACATTTTGAGTAATACAGTTTAGAGCACTCATCAACTGTAagatgttactttattttttccttgtctaAAAACTTCCTCCCTTCTGCACAGCTTATCAGTGTGGATTTTAGCATCTGATAGTCCCGAGGTCAACTTCTGTTTATGAGCTGTAGATCTTAGACAAGTTATGTAGTgtctctcagcctctgtgttcTCATGTATAGGAGGAGGCTCTTAATCATTCTTACCTTCTAGGATGCAATGCCAGGTGTGGAGGGCATGCCACATCACCTATCATTTATGTTAGTCTTCACCTATAGCCCAGAAGCAAGGTCATATCAAAATGTACTGTTTGGTTAACTACTTCAAAATTTTTTCTATGCTTCATTTCAGTATGTTAAATAagcattaatttcattttatgaataagaaGACCGGGTAAAAAGTTGGCTCAAAACCTTGGTAAGCACATGTTAGAAAATTGGGTGAGAAGCCAGTCCACAGCCTCACTCATTACTGCTCAATCTAATGTGCTTCCTCCGACTGGCCAGTACCCTGAGAAATCTGAAGTAGGCAAGTAGACAAAAGGCGCTGTTTGtgtcagtgaaaaataaattctgagttAAAAGCTTCTAGACTATGAGCATTTAGAACAATCAGGCTCAGAAATGTATTAAAACTGATCAGATGGGCAATAGGAAACCATTGCAGCTTTCTAGGTAGGAGAGCCATGTTAACATGCTTCTCAAGTAACTATTTCATATTAAGTGTTTAACAAGGCCTAGGCCCTGCAATAGATATTTCATCTGTATTGGTTCTGCTAGTcgaaccatttaaaaatactggtACTTGGACTAACCCCagattataaaatcaaaatctcATCCTGAGTCTCACCCTTGAGACTCTGTGCACCACAACATCCAGAATTTAATAGGGCATGTTATTTGAGGCGTTGCTGGTCCCATATGAACCAGGAGCTGGGCCCTGAGTGGCCTGTGTGTTGGTGACAGGAGAAGGGGTAAGAATGTCTGGGAGTTGGTGCTGACTACAGAAAGAAGCTGCAGAAGGGTAGGAAGGAGCTAGGATGAAGCAGTAAAGAGCTTGCCTGGACAGGCAGGAAGCCAGGAAGCATGTGGTCTCCTTGTGTCAGATTTCTATACTGATAGTACAGATAACAACTGATGCATAAAACCTCTACAAGTTATAAAGTCTCGTCTTGGAACCAGATAGAGCCAACTCCCTGAGGATGGATAGACATGGTCTtggatgtgttgtgttgcctagcagcagaagcagaagccattCCTCTCCTTCAACCCACTCAAAATATAAACTACACTGACAGATGAAGTATATAAATGCACTGGAAAGCAAGCCACTATGAGGATTTATCAGCAGAAACAAGAGACTATAAATTTAGATCTGGAAGGGCATTCAGATGTTGgacaaataaaatatcaaatatacaATGAAACTGTGTGAAGGATTTAAATAAAGAGAGCAAAAAGTAATTATTCTACAATAAGAAATAATTAGTAAAGCAATAAAATTGATCATGTATAAATACAAAAGTTACATTTAATAATTAACAACTTAAAAGGCAGACACACAAAGTCTGTGAAAGTGTAAAGAAGCTGGATACAAAGAAGTACAGTTCACCTTTGAACAGTGCAATACTTAGAGGTGCTGGCCTTCATACATAattaaaaatctgcatataacttttgactctcccCAGACTTAAGTACTAATGGCCTGCTATTGAAGGGAAGTCTTACCAGTAAGAAAAACCACtgatcaacaaatattttgtattttatttgtattatatgttGTAATATAAAGTAAGttaaagaatatattattaagaatatcataaggaagagaaaatatatctgCTATTGATTAAGTGTAAGTGGATCATCATAAGGTCTTCAGCCGCATCGTCCTCACATTGAATAGGCTGAAGAGACGGAGAAAGGGGATGGCTTAGTCTTGCAGTCTCGTGGGTTGCAGAGGCGAAAGAATCAGTGGTGAAATGGAAGGCAGGAAAAACAGGCATACTGTGTGTATCTTTGTGGAAATACATAgatatttctatcttttttttttttttttttttgcttttccattttcctaaaattttttcTAGGCGGTACCAATCTTTCTTTGACCATTTCCTTTAGTTTCAGCACTCATATCATAGAATGGTCATTGTTGTGAAACAGGTCAAAAGCTGCCTTGAATAATCAGAATCTTTTTGCCAAATTATAATGCCAATTTATGCTCTGGCACTGCTCCTTCTACATGTTCTTCTTCATCATTTGGAGCTGGTTCAGAAGCACTCATCTCTGTCAAGTCATCTTCAGTTAATTTCTCTGATGTGCAATTAGCTCTTGAATTTTTATAAGATCCATGTGGTAAAacccttcactttttttttttgccacatccACAAATCTCTTTCagtattttcttgatttattttttcataaatccTACTGCAGTCATGAAAAACTTCTGGTCACAGTTATCTCTAGCAGAAATTTACTGGGCTCTTGCTCTTGCCTAGgttggccttaaactcctggactccagaaatcctctcaccttagcctctttAGTATCTGGGATCATATGCCCACACCACTGCACCCATAATCatggcttttacttttttaataccAATGATGTCATCTTCAGTGGTGTAGCCCTTCCAGACTTTCATGATGTCATCTCTACCAATGGTCTCTTCCTTGGCATTCACAAATATTTCTATAGAGTAATGTGTGTAATGGGCATTAAAATTCCTTCTGTCCTCCTGATTCAGAAGCTGAATT
It contains:
- the LOC104650681 gene encoding putative caspase recruitment domain-containing protein 17P, whose product is MADKVLKEKRKLFIRSADADILNGLLNELLKKKVLNKEEMEIVKCKNATSMDKSRALFDTVIRKGAGACQIFITYICKEDCSLAEKLGLSAGCSSCCEAWTASTCSLLQT